From one Streptomyces chromofuscus genomic stretch:
- a CDS encoding YqjF family protein, protein MSRRVERHTRGVESLTPLAPRHVRRVLFRQFWRDLVFLHWEVDPFEVAGLLPSGTVPDLYRGRAYAGLVFFHMEDLALGHGPPLPYLGTFNEVNVRLYSRDALGRRGVVFRSLDCDRLLPVLVARAGFGLPYRWAQISRQWHGRRLLYGTRGRVHKNPGGRVWVQVSDDVVTPRPLDAFLTYRWGLHERGLSRSYYMPNVHPAWTFRRCDLLGWDASPLASVGLTPVRAEPDSVLFAPGVPVRFGRPALLPPPGPPS, encoded by the coding sequence ATGAGCCGTCGCGTCGAACGGCACACCCGTGGCGTCGAGTCGCTCACGCCACTCGCTCCCCGACACGTGCGCCGGGTGCTGTTCCGCCAGTTCTGGCGCGACCTGGTGTTCCTCCACTGGGAGGTGGACCCCTTCGAGGTCGCCGGCCTCCTGCCGTCCGGAACGGTCCCGGACCTCTACCGCGGCCGCGCCTACGCGGGCCTGGTCTTCTTCCACATGGAGGACCTCGCTCTCGGGCACGGCCCGCCCCTGCCGTACCTGGGCACCTTCAACGAAGTCAACGTGCGCCTGTACAGCCGCGACGCGCTCGGCCGGCGGGGCGTCGTCTTCCGGTCGCTGGACTGCGACCGACTGCTGCCGGTGCTCGTCGCCCGCGCGGGCTTCGGACTGCCCTACCGCTGGGCGCAGATCTCCCGCCAGTGGCACGGACGGCGTCTGCTGTACGGCACGCGGGGCCGGGTGCACAAGAACCCCGGCGGCCGGGTCTGGGTCCAGGTCTCGGACGACGTCGTGACGCCCCGGCCGCTGGACGCGTTCCTCACCTACCGCTGGGGTCTGCACGAGCGCGGGCTGTCACGGTCGTACTACATGCCCAACGTCCATCCGGCATGGACCTTCCGGCGCTGCGACCTCCTCGGCTGGGACGCGTCCCCGCTGGCCTCGGTGGGCCTCACTCCGGTGCGGGCGGAACCCGACAGCGTCCTGTTCGCGCCCGGCGTCCCGGTGCGGTTCGGCCGCCCCGCGCTCCTGCCGCCGCCGGGCCCCCCGAGCTGA
- the katG gene encoding catalase/peroxidase HPI, translating into MAENPDAIVTDPKAEGEGGCPVAHGRALHPTQGGGNRQWWPERLNLKILAKNPTVANPLGEEFDYAEAFKALDLAAVKQDIAEVLTTSQDWWPADFGHYGPLIIRMAWHSAGTYRISDGRGGAGAGQQRFAPLNSWPDNANLDKARRLLWPVKKKYGQSISWADLMILAGNVALETMGFETFGFAGGREDVWEPEEDVYWGPETTWLDDRRYSGDRELESPLGAVQMGLIYVNPEGPNGNPDPLAAARDIRETFRRMAMNDEETVALIAGGHTFGKTHGAGPADHVGNDPEAASMEEQGLGWKNTFGTGKGGDTITSGLEVTWTSTPTRWSNGFFKNLFEFEYELTESPAGAKQWVAKDAEEIIPDAHDPSKKHRPTMLTTDLSLRFDPIYEPISRRFYENPQEFADAFARAWYKLTHRDMGPKSQYLGPEVPEETLLWQDPLPQAEGEVIGAEEIAALKARLLESGLTVAQLVGTAWASASTFRSSDKRGGANGARVRLEPQRGWEVNDPDQLASVLRTLENVQQEFNAGSAKKVSLADLIVLGGCAGVEKAAKDAGYDIEVPFTPGRVDATEEHTDAESFAALEPTADGFRNYLGKGNRLPAEYLLLDRANLLTLSAPEMTVLVGGLRVLGANAQQSKHGVLTENPGTLTNDFFVNLLDLGTTWKSTSEDQTTFEGSDAATGEVKWTGTRADLVFGSNSELRALAEVYASDDAKEKFVRDFVAAWDKVMNLDRFDLV; encoded by the coding sequence ATGGCTGAGAACCCTGATGCAATCGTCACCGACCCCAAGGCGGAGGGCGAAGGCGGCTGCCCCGTCGCGCACGGGCGCGCCCTCCACCCCACGCAGGGTGGTGGCAACCGCCAGTGGTGGCCGGAGCGCCTCAACCTGAAGATCCTCGCCAAGAACCCCACCGTGGCCAACCCGCTCGGTGAGGAGTTCGACTACGCCGAGGCGTTCAAGGCCCTCGACCTGGCGGCCGTCAAACAGGACATCGCGGAGGTGCTGACGACCTCGCAGGACTGGTGGCCCGCCGACTTCGGCCACTACGGTCCGCTGATCATCCGGATGGCCTGGCACAGCGCGGGCACCTACCGCATCAGCGACGGCCGTGGTGGCGCCGGCGCCGGCCAGCAGCGCTTCGCGCCGCTGAACAGCTGGCCGGACAACGCCAACCTGGACAAGGCCCGCCGTCTGCTGTGGCCGGTGAAGAAGAAGTACGGCCAGAGCATCTCGTGGGCCGACCTGATGATCCTCGCCGGCAACGTCGCCCTGGAGACGATGGGCTTCGAGACCTTCGGCTTCGCCGGTGGCCGCGAGGACGTCTGGGAGCCGGAGGAGGACGTCTACTGGGGTCCCGAGACCACGTGGCTCGACGACCGGCGCTACAGCGGCGACCGCGAGCTGGAGAGCCCGCTCGGCGCCGTCCAGATGGGCCTGATCTACGTCAACCCGGAGGGCCCCAACGGCAACCCGGACCCGCTGGCCGCGGCCCGCGACATCCGTGAGACGTTCCGCCGGATGGCGATGAACGACGAGGAGACCGTCGCCCTCATCGCCGGTGGTCACACCTTCGGCAAGACGCACGGCGCCGGCCCGGCGGACCACGTCGGCAACGACCCCGAGGCCGCCTCCATGGAGGAGCAGGGCCTGGGCTGGAAGAACACCTTCGGCACCGGCAAGGGCGGGGACACGATCACCTCCGGCCTGGAGGTCACCTGGACCAGCACGCCCACCCGGTGGAGCAACGGCTTCTTCAAGAACCTGTTCGAGTTCGAGTACGAGCTGACGGAGTCCCCGGCCGGCGCCAAGCAGTGGGTCGCCAAGGACGCCGAGGAGATCATCCCGGACGCGCACGACCCGTCGAAGAAGCACCGCCCGACGATGCTGACCACCGACCTGTCGCTGCGCTTCGACCCGATCTACGAGCCGATCTCGCGCCGGTTCTACGAGAACCCGCAGGAGTTCGCGGACGCCTTCGCCCGCGCCTGGTACAAGCTGACCCACCGTGACATGGGCCCGAAGTCGCAGTACCTCGGCCCGGAGGTCCCGGAGGAGACCCTGCTGTGGCAGGACCCGCTGCCGCAGGCCGAGGGCGAGGTCATCGGCGCCGAGGAGATCGCGGCGCTGAAGGCCAGGCTCCTGGAGTCGGGCCTGACCGTCGCGCAGCTGGTCGGCACCGCGTGGGCGTCCGCTTCGACGTTCCGCAGCAGCGACAAGCGCGGCGGCGCCAACGGCGCCCGCGTCCGCCTGGAGCCGCAGCGCGGCTGGGAGGTCAACGACCCCGACCAGCTCGCCTCGGTCCTGCGCACGCTGGAGAACGTCCAGCAGGAGTTCAACGCGGGCTCCGCCAAGAAGGTCTCCCTGGCCGACCTGATCGTGCTCGGCGGCTGCGCCGGCGTGGAGAAGGCCGCCAAGGACGCCGGGTACGACATCGAGGTGCCCTTCACGCCGGGCCGCGTCGACGCGACGGAGGAGCACACCGACGCCGAGTCGTTCGCCGCGCTGGAGCCGACCGCGGACGGCTTCCGCAACTACCTCGGCAAGGGCAACCGCCTGCCGGCCGAGTACCTGCTGCTCGACCGGGCGAACCTGCTGACGCTGAGCGCCCCCGAGATGACGGTGCTCGTCGGTGGTCTGCGCGTCCTGGGCGCCAACGCCCAGCAGTCGAAGCACGGCGTCCTCACCGAGAACCCGGGCACGCTGACGAACGACTTCTTCGTCAACCTGCTGGACCTGGGCACGACGTGGAAGTCGACGTCCGAGGACCAGACCACGTTCGAGGGCAGCGACGCGGCCACGGGCGAGGTCAAGTGGACCGGCACCCGCGCCGACCTGGTCTTCGGCTCGAACTCCGAGCTGCGCGCGCTGGCGGAGGTCTACGCGAGCGACGACGCGAAGGAGAAGTTCGTGCGGGACTTCGTCGCCGCGTGGGACAAGGTCATGAACCTCGACCGGTTCGATCTGGTCTGA
- a CDS encoding Fur family transcriptional regulator, translated as MTASRHPTTADELRGAGLRVTAARVALLETVRQGDHLGVEAIASGVRDRVGHISLQAVYEALHALTAAGLVRRIEPAGSPARYEGRVGDNHHHLVCRSCGTVTDVDCAAGSAPCLTASDDHGFSIDEAEVIYWGLCPDCSTRST; from the coding sequence ATGACCGCGTCCCGGCACCCGACCACCGCCGACGAGCTGCGCGGTGCCGGCCTGCGGGTGACGGCCGCCCGCGTCGCACTGCTCGAGACCGTCCGGCAGGGCGACCACCTGGGCGTCGAGGCGATCGCTTCCGGAGTGCGCGATCGCGTGGGCCACATATCCCTGCAAGCGGTGTACGAAGCGCTGCACGCGCTGACCGCGGCGGGACTCGTCCGCCGGATCGAGCCGGCCGGCAGTCCGGCCCGCTACGAGGGGCGCGTCGGCGACAACCACCACCACCTCGTGTGCCGGTCCTGCGGCACCGTCACCGACGTCGACTGCGCCGCGGGGAGCGCCCCCTGCCTCACCGCCTCCGACGACCACGGCTTCTCGATCGACGAGGCCGAGGTCATCTACTGGGGCCTGTGCCCCGACTGTTCCACCCGCAGTACCTGA
- a CDS encoding DUF6480 family protein — MSEPLPPPGETPPVEGSTAEAHHERPDGGIWEHPYLWLVLITIGCLLVAAFFLVRVITL; from the coding sequence ATGAGCGAGCCGTTGCCTCCTCCCGGCGAGACGCCTCCCGTCGAGGGGTCGACCGCCGAGGCCCACCATGAACGCCCGGACGGCGGCATCTGGGAGCACCCGTACCTCTGGCTGGTCCTGATCACGATCGGCTGTCTGCTCGTCGCCGCCTTCTTCCTGGTGCGCGTCATCACCCTGTGA